A genome region from Streptomyces sp. S4.7 includes the following:
- a CDS encoding cytochrome b N-terminal domain-containing protein produces MSTATDEKNRKAPAGERVADWADGRLGIYGAAKGMLRKVFPDHWSFMLGEVALWSFVVIILTGVYLTLFFHPSMNEVVYEGSYVPMQGVRMTEAYASTLDISFDVRGGLLIRQIHHWAALIFVAAMFVHMMRVFFTGAFRKPREINWVFGFLLFFLSLFTGLTGYSLPDDLLSGTGVRFAQGAILATPIVGTYISMFLFGGEFPGHDIVARFYSIHILILPGILLGLVVAHLILVFYHKHTQFAGPGKTNNNVVGAPFLPIYMAKAGGFFFLVFGVITIISAIATINPVWAIGPYRPDLVSTGAQPDWYLGFSEGLIRVMPGWEINFWGHTLVLGVFIPLMIFPLVLVALAVYPFIESWITGDKREHHILDRPRNAPTRTAFGVAWLTLYFILLIGGGNDIWATHFHLSINTITWFIRIAFFVGPVIAFVVTKRICLGLQRRDAEKVLHGRESGIIKRLPHGEFVEIHQPLNQGDLHTLTAHEQYKPAEIGPTVDENGVRRKTSPAEKVRVKLNKGYYGEGSQIPKPTAEEYKEITSGHGHH; encoded by the coding sequence ATGAGTACTGCGACTGACGAAAAGAACCGCAAGGCACCCGCTGGAGAGCGGGTCGCCGACTGGGCCGACGGCCGCCTCGGGATCTACGGCGCGGCCAAGGGCATGCTGCGGAAGGTCTTTCCGGACCACTGGTCGTTCATGCTGGGCGAGGTCGCCCTGTGGAGCTTCGTCGTCATCATCCTCACGGGTGTGTATCTGACGCTGTTCTTCCACCCGAGCATGAACGAGGTCGTGTACGAGGGCAGTTACGTACCGATGCAGGGTGTCCGGATGACCGAGGCGTACGCCTCGACCCTGGACATCAGCTTCGACGTCCGCGGTGGTCTGCTGATCCGGCAGATCCACCACTGGGCCGCGCTGATCTTCGTGGCCGCGATGTTCGTGCACATGATGCGTGTCTTCTTCACGGGCGCGTTCCGCAAGCCCCGTGAGATCAACTGGGTGTTCGGCTTCCTGCTGTTCTTCCTGTCGCTGTTCACCGGTCTCACCGGTTACTCGCTTCCGGACGATCTGCTGTCGGGCACCGGTGTCCGCTTCGCGCAGGGCGCGATCCTGGCCACACCGATCGTGGGCACGTACATCTCGATGTTCCTGTTCGGCGGGGAGTTCCCCGGCCACGACATCGTGGCGCGGTTCTACTCCATCCACATCCTGATTCTTCCGGGCATCCTGCTCGGACTCGTGGTGGCGCACCTGATCCTGGTCTTCTACCACAAGCACACGCAGTTCGCGGGCCCCGGCAAGACCAACAACAACGTGGTCGGCGCGCCGTTCCTGCCGATCTACATGGCCAAGGCCGGCGGGTTCTTCTTCCTGGTCTTCGGTGTCATCACGATCATCTCGGCCATCGCCACGATCAACCCGGTGTGGGCCATCGGCCCGTACCGCCCGGACCTGGTCTCCACCGGAGCACAGCCGGACTGGTATCTGGGCTTCTCCGAGGGTCTGATCCGTGTGATGCCCGGCTGGGAGATCAACTTCTGGGGCCACACGCTCGTCCTGGGTGTGTTCATCCCGCTGATGATCTTCCCGCTGGTACTGGTGGCCCTCGCGGTCTACCCGTTCATCGAGTCCTGGATCACCGGCGACAAGCGCGAGCACCACATCCTGGACCGGCCGCGCAACGCGCCGACCCGGACCGCCTTCGGCGTGGCGTGGCTGACCCTGTACTTCATCCTGCTCATCGGTGGCGGGAACGACATCTGGGCCACCCACTTCCACCTGTCGATCAACACGATCACCTGGTTCATCAGGATCGCGTTCTTCGTCGGCCCGGTCATCGCGTTCGTGGTCACCAAGCGGATCTGCCTGGGACTTCAGCGCCGTGACGCCGAGAAGGTGCTGCACGGACGTGAGTCCGGCATCATCAAGCGGCTGCCGCACGGTGAGTTCGTGGAGATCCACCAGCCGCTCAACCAGGGCGACCTGCACACGCTCACCGCTCACGAGCAGTACAAGCCGGCCGAGATCGGGCCGACTGTCGACGAGAACGGTGTCCGGCGCAAGACGTCCCCGGCGGAGAAGGTGCGGGTCAAGCTGAACAAGGGCTACTACGGCGAGGGAAGCCAGATCCCCAAGCCGACGGCCGAGGAGTACAAGGAGATCACGAGCGGCCACGGCCACCACTGA
- a CDS encoding Rieske 2Fe-2S domain-containing protein produces MSSNRISDENLPSEQEPAHGEVERAEDPFADPGLPAHRPRIQDIDERAAKRSERAVAFLFTLSMLATVGFIASFVVFPVDKIVYIWPFGHVSALNFSLGMTLGVALFAIGAGAIHWARTLMSDEEIVQERHPIEATPEVAAQAKRDFLIGSAESGFGRRKLIRNTMFGALAMVPLSGIVLLRDLGPLPEDKLRKTFWKKGLLLINQNTSEPLRPEDVTVGSLTFAQPEGLDEHNENFNNEIAKAALMIVRIQPEDIKDKRELEWSHDGIVAYSKICTHVGCPISLYEQQTHHVLCPCHQSTFDLSDGARVIFGPAGHALPQLRIGVNGEGYLYALGDFDEPVGPSFWERG; encoded by the coding sequence ATGAGTAGCAACCGGATTTCAGACGAGAACCTGCCGAGTGAGCAGGAGCCGGCACACGGCGAGGTGGAGCGCGCGGAGGACCCCTTCGCCGACCCCGGACTGCCGGCCCACCGGCCGCGCATCCAGGACATCGACGAGCGGGCGGCCAAGCGCTCCGAGCGCGCGGTGGCCTTCCTCTTCACGCTGTCGATGCTGGCCACGGTCGGCTTCATCGCCTCGTTCGTCGTCTTCCCCGTCGACAAGATCGTGTACATCTGGCCGTTCGGCCACGTGAGCGCGCTCAACTTCTCGCTGGGAATGACGCTCGGAGTCGCCCTCTTCGCCATCGGCGCGGGTGCGATCCACTGGGCGCGCACGCTGATGAGCGACGAGGAGATCGTCCAGGAGCGCCACCCGATCGAGGCGACCCCCGAGGTCGCCGCGCAGGCGAAGAGGGACTTCCTGATCGGCTCGGCGGAGTCCGGCTTCGGGCGCCGCAAGCTGATCCGCAACACGATGTTCGGTGCGCTGGCCATGGTGCCGCTCTCCGGCATCGTCCTGCTGCGTGACCTCGGCCCGCTGCCTGAGGACAAGCTCCGCAAGACGTTCTGGAAGAAGGGCTTGCTGCTCATCAACCAGAACACGAGCGAGCCGCTGCGTCCCGAGGACGTCACCGTGGGGTCGCTGACCTTCGCCCAGCCCGAGGGGCTGGACGAGCACAATGAGAACTTCAACAATGAGATCGCCAAGGCGGCTCTCATGATCGTTCGCATTCAGCCCGAAGACATCAAGGACAAGCGCGAACTCGAGTGGTCGCACGACGGCATCGTCGCGTACTCCAAGATCTGCACCCATGTCGGCTGTCCCATCAGCCTGTATGAGCAGCAGACGCACCACGTGCTCTGCCCGTGCCACCAGTCCACCTTCGACCTCTCCGACGGCGCCCGCGTCATCTTCGGCCCGGCCGGTCACGCGCTTCCGCAGCTGCGGATCGGTGTGAACGGCGAGGGTTACCTCTACGCGCTCGGCGATTTCGACGAGCCCGTCGGTCCGTCCTTCTGGGAGCGCGGATGA
- a CDS encoding c-type cytochrome — protein MKKLSARRRHPLAAVVVLLLALAATGGLYAAFAPAGKAQADDTAQSLAIDEGKKLYAVGCASCHGVGGQGTSDGPSLTGVGAAAVDFQVGTGRMPAQQPGPQVPKKKVIYDQKEIDQLAAYVASLGPGPSVPTAKQYNPEGADSANGGELFRSNCAQCHNFGGEGGALTNGKYAPGLEGVSPKHLYEAMLTGPQNMPSFPDSTMPEQEKRDIIAYVDAVNGDESSNPGGLKLGGIGPVSEGLFSWIIGLGALIATAVWVAAHTAKAKKS, from the coding sequence GTGAAAAAGCTCTCCGCACGACGACGCCATCCGTTGGCGGCGGTCGTCGTCCTACTCCTCGCGCTGGCGGCCACCGGGGGGCTGTACGCCGCGTTCGCGCCCGCGGGCAAGGCACAGGCAGACGACACCGCCCAGTCCCTCGCCATCGACGAGGGCAAGAAGCTGTATGCCGTGGGCTGCGCCAGCTGCCACGGCGTCGGCGGTCAGGGCACGTCCGACGGTCCGTCGCTGACCGGCGTCGGCGCCGCCGCCGTGGACTTCCAGGTCGGCACCGGCCGGATGCCGGCGCAGCAGCCCGGCCCGCAGGTTCCGAAGAAGAAGGTCATCTACGACCAGAAGGAGATCGACCAACTCGCGGCGTACGTCGCCTCGCTCGGCCCCGGGCCCTCGGTCCCGACAGCCAAGCAGTACAACCCGGAAGGCGCGGACTCCGCCAACGGCGGTGAGCTGTTCCGCTCCAACTGCGCCCAGTGCCACAACTTCGGCGGTGAAGGCGGCGCTCTGACGAACGGCAAGTATGCGCCGGGGCTTGAAGGGGTATCGCCCAAGCACCTGTACGAGGCAATGCTGACCGGTCCGCAGAACATGCCGTCGTTCCCCGACTCGACGATGCCCGAGCAGGAGAAGCGGGACATCATCGCGTACGTCGATGCGGTGAACGGTGACGAGTCCTCGAACCCCGGCGGACTCAAGCTCGGTGGCATCGGGCCCGTCAGTGAGGGCCTGTTCTCCTGGATCATCGGTCTGGGCGCACTGATCGCAACTGCCGTCTGGGTCGCGGCGCACACCGCTAAGGCCAAGAAGTCATGA
- a CDS encoding heme-copper oxidase subunit III translates to MSVVATATTVETGHAHPTVNRPNLTSVGTIIWLSSELMFFAALFAMYFTLRSVTGDAFWSEKADSLNIPFSAVNTTILVLSSLTCQLGVFAAERGDVKKLRSWFVITFVMGAVFIGGQIFEYTELVKHEGLSLSSDAYGSAFYLTTGFHGLHVTGGLIAFLLVLGRTYAAKRFTHEQATAAIVVSYYWHFVDVVWIGLFATIYLIK, encoded by the coding sequence ATGTCGGTCGTGGCGACAGCAACGACAGTAGAAACCGGGCACGCGCACCCGACGGTCAATCGGCCGAACCTCACCAGTGTCGGAACGATCATCTGGTTGAGCTCCGAGCTGATGTTCTTCGCGGCCCTCTTCGCGATGTACTTCACCCTGCGGTCGGTGACAGGGGATGCGTTCTGGTCGGAGAAGGCCGATTCGCTGAACATCCCGTTCTCCGCGGTGAACACCACGATCCTGGTGCTCTCCTCACTCACCTGCCAGCTCGGCGTCTTCGCCGCCGAGCGGGGCGATGTGAAGAAGCTCCGCTCGTGGTTCGTGATCACGTTCGTGATGGGTGCGGTCTTCATCGGCGGTCAGATCTTCGAGTACACGGAGCTCGTGAAGCACGAGGGCCTCTCGCTCTCGTCCGACGCGTACGGCTCCGCGTTCTATCTGACCACCGGCTTCCATGGTCTGCACGTGACAGGCGGTCTCATCGCCTTCCTGCTGGTTCTCGGCAGAACGTACGCGGCCAAGAGGTTCACCCACGAGCAGGCAACCGCCGCCATCGTCGTGTCCTATTACTGGCACTTCGTCGATGTCGTCTGGATCGGCCTCTTCGCCACGATCTATCTGATCAAGTAG
- a CDS encoding Ig-like domain-containing protein: MNHKPRFRTVLGCTLLVLSVGAVATGCGDTDRHPLSGKPYDAADQVSLNAPKGDAKANPDKPLEVVAKGGDGRITDVTVTDKAGHHLAGELAADGARWHSTAPLAAGARYTVKVSTEDEDGAPGSRTLDFETSSVQRNLNVKFGPQAGKYGVGQPITAELSAPVKEKEARAVVERGLKVRSSPAAEGSWYWVDDKKLHFRPKEYWPANATVSVTSTLDGIKVGNKLYGGPVKPLKITTGDRLEAVADAGTHHMTVLRNGEEIRTIPVTTGKPGFSTRNGTKVVLEKQQFVRMRGTSVGIAAGSSESYDLPVYWATRVTWSGEYVHAAPWSVGSQGSANVSHGCVGMSTDNAEWFFGTVRQGDIVKVVNSGGEDMDPFGNGFGDWNLDWAKWRQGSALVGGTGAGDGTGPVEAARLRPQV; the protein is encoded by the coding sequence ATGAACCACAAGCCGCGCTTTCGCACCGTTCTCGGCTGCACGCTGCTGGTCCTGTCCGTGGGGGCCGTGGCGACCGGCTGTGGCGATACGGATCGCCACCCGCTGTCCGGCAAGCCCTACGACGCAGCCGACCAGGTCTCCCTCAACGCGCCCAAGGGCGACGCCAAGGCGAACCCCGACAAGCCGCTGGAAGTCGTCGCCAAGGGCGGCGACGGGCGGATCACCGATGTGACCGTCACCGACAAGGCCGGCCACCACCTCGCGGGCGAGCTGGCCGCGGACGGCGCCCGCTGGCACTCCACGGCCCCACTGGCCGCCGGTGCGCGCTACACCGTCAAGGTCTCCACGGAGGACGAGGACGGCGCTCCCGGCAGCCGTACGCTCGACTTCGAGACGTCCTCGGTGCAACGCAACCTGAACGTCAAGTTCGGCCCGCAGGCGGGCAAGTACGGCGTCGGCCAGCCCATCACCGCGGAGCTGAGCGCGCCCGTCAAGGAGAAAGAGGCCAGGGCCGTCGTCGAACGCGGTCTCAAGGTCCGCTCCAGCCCCGCCGCCGAGGGCTCCTGGTACTGGGTCGACGACAAGAAGCTGCACTTCCGGCCCAAGGAGTACTGGCCCGCCAACGCGACCGTGAGCGTCACCAGCACCCTCGACGGCATAAAGGTCGGCAACAAGCTGTACGGCGGCCCGGTGAAGCCCCTCAAGATCACCACGGGCGACCGCCTCGAAGCCGTCGCCGACGCCGGCACGCACCACATGACGGTCCTGCGCAACGGCGAGGAGATCAGAACCATCCCGGTGACCACCGGCAAGCCCGGCTTCTCGACCCGTAACGGCACCAAGGTCGTGCTGGAGAAGCAGCAGTTCGTACGGATGCGGGGCACCAGCGTCGGCATCGCGGCCGGCAGCAGCGAGTCGTACGACCTGCCCGTCTACTGGGCGACGCGGGTCACCTGGAGCGGTGAGTACGTGCACGCCGCCCCGTGGTCCGTCGGCTCACAGGGGTCCGCGAACGTCAGCCACGGCTGTGTCGGCATGTCGACCGACAACGCCGAGTGGTTCTTCGGCACCGTCCGCCAGGGCGACATCGTCAAGGTCGTCAACAGCGGCGGCGAGGACATGGACCCGTTCGGCAACGGCTTCGGCGACTGGAACCTGGACTGGGCCAAGTGGCGCCAGGGCAGCGCACTGGTCGGCGGCACCGGGGCCGGGGACGGCACCGGCCCGGTCGAGGCGGCCCGGCTGCGCCCGCAGGTCTGA
- a CDS encoding cytochrome c oxidase subunit 4, whose amino-acid sequence MKVQGWMFLWLSLFILVVAAVYGVWSKEPVGTTALFLAFGLSLMIGFYLAFTARRVDAMAQDNKEADVADEAGEVGFFSPHSWQPLSLAIGGALAFLSVAIGWWLLFFSFPIILIGLWGWVFEYYTGENQNQ is encoded by the coding sequence GTGAAGGTCCAAGGCTGGATGTTCCTCTGGCTGAGCCTCTTCATCCTCGTCGTCGCCGCTGTCTACGGCGTCTGGTCGAAGGAGCCGGTCGGCACCACCGCACTCTTCCTGGCCTTCGGCCTGAGTCTCATGATCGGCTTCTACCTGGCCTTCACGGCCCGGCGGGTCGACGCGATGGCGCAGGACAACAAGGAGGCCGACGTCGCGGACGAGGCCGGCGAGGTCGGATTCTTCTCCCCGCACAGCTGGCAGCCGCTCTCCCTGGCCATCGGCGGAGCGCTCGCGTTCCTCTCCGTGGCCATCGGCTGGTGGCTGCTGTTCTTCTCCTTCCCGATCATCCTGATCGGCCTGTGGGGCTGGGTCTTCGAGTACTACACGGGTGAGAACCAGAACCAGTAG
- the ctaD gene encoding cytochrome c oxidase subunit I translates to MSILNEPKGAAAAADDSYENELPVRRKQPGAVVVKWLTTTDHKTIGTLYLVTSFVFFCIGGVLALFMRAELARPGTQIMSNEQFNQAFTMHGTIMLLMFATPLFAGFANWIMPLQIGAPDVAFPRLNMFAYWLYLFGSIIAVAGFITPQGAADFGWFAYSPLSDAVRSPGIGADLWIMGLAFSGFGTILGSVNFITTIICMRAPGMTMFRMPIFCWNVLLTGVLVLLAFPVLAAALFALEADRKFGAHIFDAANGGALLWQHLFWFFGHPEVYIIALPFFGIVSEIIPVFSRKPMFGYIGLVAATIAIAGLSVTVWAHHMYVTGGVLLPFFSFMTFLIAVPTGVKFFNWIGTMWKGSLSFETPMLWTIGFLVTFTFGGLTGVILASPPMDFHVSDSYFVVAHFHYVVFGTVVFAMFAGFHFWWPKMTGKMLDERLGKITFWTLFIGFHGTFLVQHWLGAEGMPRRYADYLAADGFTALNTISTISSFLLGLSVLPFFYNVWKTAKYGKKVEVDDPWGYGRSLEWATSCPPPRHNFTTLPRIRSESPAFDLHHPEIAALEHLENDGQKDAALLGGKEVGK, encoded by the coding sequence GTGAGCATCCTCAACGAACCCAAGGGTGCCGCCGCAGCAGCTGACGACTCGTACGAGAACGAGCTGCCGGTACGGCGCAAGCAGCCCGGCGCTGTCGTCGTCAAGTGGCTGACCACCACCGATCACAAGACGATCGGCACGCTCTATCTGGTCACGTCGTTCGTCTTCTTCTGCATCGGTGGTGTGCTCGCGCTCTTCATGCGCGCCGAGCTGGCCCGTCCCGGCACGCAGATCATGTCGAACGAGCAGTTCAACCAGGCGTTCACGATGCACGGCACGATCATGCTGCTGATGTTCGCGACGCCGCTGTTCGCCGGATTCGCGAACTGGATCATGCCGCTCCAGATCGGCGCGCCCGACGTGGCGTTCCCGCGGCTGAACATGTTCGCCTACTGGCTCTACCTGTTCGGCTCGATCATCGCGGTGGCCGGTTTCATCACCCCGCAGGGCGCGGCCGACTTCGGCTGGTTCGCGTACTCCCCGCTGTCGGACGCGGTCCGTTCGCCGGGCATCGGCGCCGACCTGTGGATCATGGGCCTGGCCTTCTCCGGCTTCGGCACGATCCTCGGTTCGGTCAACTTCATCACCACGATCATCTGCATGCGCGCGCCCGGCATGACGATGTTCCGGATGCCGATCTTCTGCTGGAACGTGCTGCTGACCGGTGTGCTGGTCCTGCTCGCCTTCCCGGTGCTGGCCGCCGCGCTCTTCGCGCTGGAGGCCGACCGGAAGTTCGGTGCGCACATCTTCGACGCCGCGAACGGCGGCGCCCTGCTCTGGCAGCACCTGTTCTGGTTCTTCGGGCATCCAGAGGTGTACATCATCGCCCTGCCGTTCTTCGGGATCGTCTCCGAGATCATTCCGGTGTTCAGCCGGAAGCCGATGTTCGGTTACATCGGTCTGGTCGCGGCGACGATCGCCATCGCCGGCCTCTCGGTGACGGTGTGGGCGCACCACATGTATGTGACGGGCGGTGTACTACTACCGTTCTTCTCGTTCATGACATTCCTGATCGCGGTGCCAACGGGTGTGAAGTTCTTCAACTGGATCGGCACGATGTGGAAGGGGTCGCTGTCCTTCGAGACACCGATGCTCTGGACCATCGGCTTCCTGGTCACCTTCACCTTCGGTGGCCTGACGGGCGTCATCCTGGCCTCGCCGCCGATGGACTTCCACGTCTCCGACTCGTACTTCGTCGTCGCGCACTTCCACTACGTCGTCTTCGGCACGGTGGTGTTCGCGATGTTCGCCGGCTTCCACTTCTGGTGGCCGAAGATGACGGGCAAGATGCTCGACGAACGGCTCGGGAAGATCACCTTCTGGACGCTGTTCATCGGATTCCACGGCACGTTCCTGGTCCAGCACTGGCTGGGCGCGGAGGGCATGCCGCGCCGTTACGCGGACTATCTGGCCGCCGACGGCTTCACCGCGCTGAACACCATCTCGACGATCAGCTCGTTCCTGCTGGGCCTGTCGGTCCTGCCGTTCTTCTACAACGTCTGGAAAACGGCCAAGTACGGGAAGAAGGTCGAGGTGGACGACCCGTGGGGCTACGGCCGTTCACTCGAATGGGCGACTTCGTGCCCGCCCCCGCGGCACAACTTCACCACGCTGCCGCGCATCCGCTCCGAATCCCCGGCGTTCGACCTGCACCACCCGGAGATCGCGGCGCTCGAACACCTTGAGAACGACGGACAGAAGGACGCCGCTCTGCTCGGTGGCAAGGAGGTCGGCAAGTGA
- the coxB gene encoding cytochrome c oxidase subunit II, translating to MSPNGSDRSSRRPMRRKLPQVLTAGLILATASGCTYKDFPRLGMPTPVTEEAPRILSLWQGSWAAALVTGILVWGLIVWSVIFHRRSRTKVEVPPQTRYNMPIEALYTVVPLIIVSVLFYFTARDESKLLSLDDKPTHTVNVVGYQWSWGFNYVENVDGDAATGTGVPKELGDIPQKFQDDFPAGAEGVYDAGIPGTRNPQNGNPGPTLWLPKGEKVRFVLTSRDVIHSFWVVPFLMKQDVIPGHTNAFEVTPNREGTFMGKCAELCGVDHSRMLFNVKVVSPERYQQHLKELAEKGQTGYIPSGIGLTDPARNAEKKQL from the coding sequence GTGAGTCCCAACGGCTCCGACCGCTCGTCGCGGCGCCCGATGCGGCGGAAGCTGCCGCAGGTGCTGACTGCGGGCCTGATCCTCGCGACCGCCTCCGGTTGCACGTACAAGGATTTCCCCCGCCTCGGAATGCCCACTCCGGTGACCGAGGAGGCCCCCAGAATCCTCTCCCTCTGGCAGGGCTCGTGGGCGGCAGCGCTCGTCACGGGCATCCTGGTGTGGGGGCTGATCGTGTGGAGCGTCATCTTCCACCGGCGCAGCCGCACCAAGGTGGAGGTTCCTCCACAGACCCGTTACAACATGCCCATCGAGGCCCTGTACACGGTCGTTCCGCTCATCATCGTCTCGGTGCTCTTCTACTTCACCGCGCGTGACGAGTCGAAGCTCCTGTCTCTCGACGACAAGCCCACCCACACCGTGAACGTGGTGGGCTACCAGTGGAGCTGGGGCTTCAACTACGTGGAGAACGTGGACGGCGACGCCGCCACGGGCACCGGGGTTCCCAAGGAACTCGGTGACATCCCGCAGAAGTTCCAGGACGACTTCCCGGCCGGCGCCGAAGGCGTCTACGACGCCGGAATCCCGGGCACGCGCAATCCCCAGAACGGCAACCCGGGTCCGACCCTGTGGCTGCCGAAGGGCGAGAAGGTCCGGTTCGTGCTGACGTCCCGTGACGTCATCCACTCCTTCTGGGTCGTGCCGTTCCTGATGAAGCAGGACGTCATTCCGGGGCACACCAACGCCTTCGAGGTGACCCCCAACCGGGAGGGCACCTTCATGGGCAAGTGCGCCGAACTCTGCGGCGTGGACCACTCCCGGATGCTCTTCAACGTCAAGGTCGTCTCCCCGGAGCGCTACCAGCAGCACCTGAAGGAGCTGGCCGAGAAGGGGCAGACCGGCTACATCCCGTCGGGCATCGGACTGACGGACCCGGCCAGGAATGCGGAGAAGAAACAACTGTGA
- a CDS encoding cysteine desulfurase/sulfurtransferase TusA family protein has protein sequence MAYFDSASSAPLHPVALEALRAALDEGWADPARLYREGRRARLLLDAAREAAAEAVGCRPDELVFTPSGTYAVHSGIAGSLAGRRRVGAHAVVSAVEHSSVLHAAHTRVVEGDGPAVTEVPVDRTGAVSPSAYAAALRPDTALACLQSANHEVGTVQPVEAVAEACRAAGVPLLVDAAQSLGWGPVDGAWSLLTASAHKWGGPAGVGLLAVRKGVRFAPQGPVDERESGRVPGFGNLPAIVAAAASLRAVRSEAEREAARLRVLVDRIRARVPESVPDVEVVGDPVHRLPHLVTFSCLYVDGETLLHELDRAEFSVSSGSSCTSSTLTPSHVLRAMGVLSEGNVRISLPSGTAEAEVERFLEVLPGVVAGVRERLGVPATAREGGGETAPDAASVVVDALGRLCPIPVIELAKVIGDVPVGGTVTVLSDDEAARLDIPAWCEMRGHEYGGRSGTAFLVRRLV, from the coding sequence GTGGCCTACTTCGACTCCGCGTCCTCCGCACCGCTGCACCCCGTCGCACTTGAGGCCCTGCGCGCCGCCCTGGACGAGGGCTGGGCCGATCCGGCCAGGCTGTACCGGGAGGGGCGGCGGGCCAGGCTGCTGCTGGACGCCGCGCGCGAGGCCGCCGCCGAGGCCGTCGGGTGCCGACCCGACGAACTGGTCTTCACTCCTTCGGGGACGTACGCGGTCCACTCCGGCATCGCCGGATCGCTCGCGGGCCGTCGGCGTGTCGGCGCCCATGCGGTGGTCTCGGCGGTCGAACACTCGTCGGTGCTTCATGCCGCCCACACGCGGGTCGTCGAAGGGGACGGTCCGGCGGTGACGGAGGTCCCGGTGGACCGGACGGGGGCGGTGTCCCCGTCGGCGTACGCGGCGGCCCTGCGCCCCGACACGGCGCTCGCCTGCCTCCAGTCGGCCAACCACGAGGTCGGCACCGTGCAACCGGTCGAGGCCGTCGCCGAGGCGTGCCGGGCGGCCGGGGTGCCGCTGCTGGTGGACGCCGCGCAGTCGCTGGGGTGGGGTCCGGTGGACGGGGCGTGGTCGCTGCTGACCGCGAGCGCGCACAAATGGGGCGGGCCCGCCGGGGTGGGGCTGCTCGCCGTACGCAAGGGCGTGCGGTTCGCTCCCCAAGGCCCGGTGGACGAGCGGGAGTCGGGGCGCGTACCCGGTTTCGGGAATCTGCCGGCGATCGTCGCCGCCGCCGCGTCACTGCGGGCGGTGCGGTCGGAGGCGGAGCGGGAGGCGGCCCGGCTGCGGGTGCTGGTGGACCGGATCCGGGCGCGGGTGCCCGAGTCGGTGCCCGATGTCGAGGTGGTGGGCGATCCGGTGCACAGACTCCCGCATCTCGTCACCTTCTCCTGTCTCTATGTCGACGGGGAGACTCTGCTGCACGAACTGGACCGGGCGGAGTTTTCCGTGTCGTCGGGTTCGTCCTGCACGAGCAGCACACTGACCCCCAGCCATGTGCTGCGGGCGATGGGGGTGCTCTCGGAGGGCAATGTCAGGATCTCGCTGCCCTCCGGTACGGCCGAGGCGGAGGTGGAGCGGTTCCTTGAGGTGCTGCCGGGGGTGGTCGCGGGCGTACGGGAGCGGCTGGGCGTTCCGGCGACGGCGCGGGAGGGCGGCGGCGAAACGGCGCCGGACGCGGCGTCGGTGGTCGTGGACGCGCTCGGCAGGCTGTGCCCGATCCCGGTGATCGAGCTGGCCAAGGTGATCGGGGACGTACCGGTGGGCGGCACGGTGACCGTCCTGTCCGACGACGAGGCCGCCCGCCTGGACATCCCGGCCTGGTGCGAGATGCGCGGACACGAGTACGGCGGCCGGAGCGGCACCGCGTTCCTGGTGCGCCGCCTCGTCTGA